Within the Leptogranulimonas caecicola genome, the region GAAAGCTCCGGGATAAGGGGCCCAAAGCTGGAAAACACCGGGCCGTAGTTGTGGTTTTGAGAGGTGACCTCGCACCGGCCCGTAAGCAGGTTCATCACCGGCTCGTTGCCACCGTGATGGCCATAGAGCAGCTTCTCTATGGAGGCGCCGGCAGCCAGCGACATCACCTGATTGCCCAAGCAGATGCCAAAGGCAGGAATGCGCCCCATAAGCTCTGCGGCTGCCTCTACCACTTGAGGCACGCTCTGGGGATCTCCCGGGCCGTTCGAGAAGAACACGCCGTCAGGCTCTAAGGCGAGCACCTGAGATGCAGGGGTGTCCCAAGGCACTACGGTAAGCGCGCACCCCGCACCAATGAGCCTTGTCAGGATGGTGCGTTTTTCTCCGCAATCGTAGGCCACTACGCGCTTGAGGTCTTGGGGAGCGGTCTTGGGCCATGGGAGCGGGGAGGCCTCGACTTCATAGGGCGCCGAGCAGGACACCTCGCCCACCAGGTTCTTCTCGCCAATAGGGGCGCTTTGGCGCACTAGATCCAAGAGCTCGGCAGCATCAAGTATTTGAGTGGAAACGGCGCCTCGCTGAGCGCCGGTCTCGCGAAGGGCGAGCGTAAGCGCACGGGTGTCGATGCCTTCGATGGCCACGATACCCTCTTGCATAAGGTAGTCCGGCAGCGTCATAGCCGAGAGCCAGTGGCTGGGCTGGCGCACCAGATCATTCACGATAATGCCTGCAAGAGCGGGATGCGCCGCCTGCCCGTCCAGCGCATTGATGCCGTAGTTGCCAATCTGCGGGTAGGTGA harbors:
- the carA gene encoding glutamine-hydrolyzing carbamoyl-phosphate synthase small subunit, with protein sequence MNPLACSEPMEPALLVLENGQVFEGFSAGAPGTSFGEVVFNTSMIGYQEIITDPSYAGQLVCFTYPQIGNYGINALDGQAAHPALAGIIVNDLVRQPSHWLSAMTLPDYLMQEGIVAIEGIDTRALTLALRETGAQRGAVSTQILDAAELLDLVRQSAPIGEKNLVGEVSCSAPYEVEASPLPWPKTAPQDLKRVVAYDCGEKRTILTRLIGAGCALTVVPWDTPASQVLALEPDGVFFSNGPGDPQSVPQVVEAAAELMGRIPAFGICLGNQVMSLAAGASIEKLLYGHHGGNEPVMNLLTGRCEVTSQNHNYGPVFSSFGPLIPELSGGIQEHQEDLRFWARCHVAPVALNPRFGRVRLTHVNLNDGTCEGIQFLDIPAFSMQYHPEAAPGPHDAAYAFKAFRALMDHDPRYLDAHQEKAGMLYA